One Fusobacterium nucleatum genomic window carries:
- the brnQ gene encoding branched-chain amino acid transport system II carrier protein: MYNMMDVITAGFALFAMLFGAGNLIFPPMLGYELGNSWGIASFAFILTGVGIPLMGIIASANAGKSLDSFSDKVSPLFAKFYGIALILSIGPLLALPRTGATAYEVTFYHAGFITSIWKYVYLGIYFLLALLFSLKSSKVVDRVGKILTPILLIVLFIILVKGVFFNDLPIVEKIYELPFKKGFTEGYQTMDALAAIVFSTVILNAIRGKTELTPKQEFSYLLKVGLIAAAGLAIVYAGLSYIGASFGSLDLAAGAEKTDLLVKISINLLGKIGYLILAICVAGACLTTSIGLIVTVAEYFSSFMKISYEKLVVITTIIGFLFAIFGVNKIVIISVPILVFLYPISITLIILNFFHIKNANVFKGVVLTSGLIGLYEGISVTGVTMPEMFSNIYNSLPLVNLGLPWLVPALIVGFCCYFIKDGGKNG; the protein is encoded by the coding sequence ATGTATAATATGATGGATGTTATCACAGCAGGGTTTGCTCTATTTGCAATGTTATTTGGAGCAGGAAATTTAATATTCCCTCCTATGTTAGGATATGAATTAGGTAATAGTTGGGGAATAGCATCATTTGCATTTATTCTAACAGGAGTTGGAATTCCTCTTATGGGAATTATTGCTTCAGCTAATGCAGGTAAAAGTTTAGACAGTTTTTCAGATAAAGTTTCGCCTTTATTTGCAAAATTTTATGGAATAGCACTTATTTTATCAATAGGACCACTTTTAGCACTGCCAAGAACAGGAGCAACAGCTTATGAAGTTACTTTTTATCATGCAGGCTTTATAACTTCAATTTGGAAATATGTCTATTTAGGAATTTATTTCTTATTAGCATTGTTATTTTCATTGAAATCATCAAAAGTTGTTGATAGAGTAGGTAAAATTTTAACACCCATACTTTTAATAGTTTTATTTATAATTTTAGTTAAAGGTGTATTTTTTAATGATTTACCAATTGTTGAAAAGATTTATGAATTACCATTTAAAAAAGGTTTCACAGAAGGTTATCAAACAATGGATGCTTTAGCAGCAATAGTTTTCTCAACAGTTATTTTAAATGCTATAAGAGGAAAAACTGAACTTACTCCTAAACAAGAATTTTCATATTTATTAAAGGTTGGACTTATTGCAGCAGCAGGACTTGCAATAGTTTATGCAGGACTTAGTTATATTGGAGCAAGTTTTGGTAGTTTAGATTTAGCTGCAGGAGCAGAAAAAACAGATTTACTTGTAAAAATATCAATAAATCTTTTAGGAAAAATTGGATATTTAATATTGGCTATCTGTGTTGCAGGAGCTTGTCTTACAACTTCAATAGGACTTATAGTTACTGTTGCAGAATATTTTAGTAGCTTTATGAAAATATCTTATGAAAAATTAGTAGTAATAACAACAATAATAGGTTTCCTATTTGCAATATTTGGTGTTAATAAGATAGTTATTATATCAGTTCCAATTTTGGTATTCCTATATCCAATAAGTATTACCTTAATAATTTTGAATTTCTTTCATATAAAAAATGCTAATGTGTTTAAAGGAGTTGTATTAACATCAGGACTTATTGGACTATATGAAGGAATTTCTGTAACTGGAGTAACTATGCCAGAAATGTTTAGTAATATTTATAATTCACTACCACTTGTAAATTTAGGTTTACCTTGGTTAGTACCAGCTTTAATAGTTGGATTTTGTTGTTATTTTATAAAAGATGGAGGAAAAAATGGCTAA
- a CDS encoding arsenate reductase family protein translates to MKDIVFFCYPKCSTCQKAKKWLQENSVEFTERDIVKDNPTEAELKKFLKKSKKELKKIFNTSGILYREMELKDKLPTMTEEEMLKLLATDGKLVKRPMIVTKDVVLNGFKEEEWKELLKK, encoded by the coding sequence ATGAAAGATATAGTATTTTTTTGTTATCCAAAGTGCTCAACTTGCCAAAAAGCAAAGAAATGGTTACAAGAAAATTCAGTAGAATTTACAGAAAGGGATATAGTAAAAGATAATCCTACTGAGGCAGAATTAAAGAAATTTTTAAAAAAAAGCAAAAAAGAATTAAAAAAAATTTTTAATACAAGTGGTATTCTATATAGAGAAATGGAATTAAAAGATAAATTACCAACTATGACAGAAGAGGAAATGTTAAAGTTATTAGCAACAGATGGAAAACTTGTAAAAAGACCAATGATAGTTACAAAAGATGTAGTTTTAAATGGTTTTAAAGAAGAAGAATGGAAGGAGTTGCTAAAAAAATAA
- a CDS encoding flavocytochrome c, with protein MKKNFFGKLFGLTLLMFTLLFTGAAAEVYEGTGLGYDKDGIVLDVEITNDKIVDVKVKKSKESDFATPAIQEIAKKVIATQSLDVDGISGASLTSEGTKEAIEEAVKKSGVTLKAVTAQNAKTVELPKEADVVVIGAGGAGLTSAIAAHEKGAKVILIEKTELLGGNTNYATAGLNAAGTKIQEKLGEKDSPELFYEDTMKGGKNKNNKELVRVLANNSSAIVDWLIARGADLSEITSTGGQSAKRTHRPTGGAAVGPNIVSALSKTAENEKIDIRKGTKAIALVKGKNRIVGVKVREIDGKEYTIKAKAVIVATGGFGANAKMVEKYNPKLKGFGSTNNPAIVGDGIVMVEKVGGALVDMNEIQTHPTVVHNKTNMITEAVRGEGAILVNRDGKRFIDELETRDVVSKAILEQKGKSAFLVFDEGIRAKLKAADGYVKKGFAVEGTLEEIAAKIGTDAKTLEATLNKYNEAVKNKVDSEFNKKTLPKELTGDKYYVIEISPAVHHTMGGVRINTNAEVLGKNGRPIKGLYAAGEVTGGIHGANRIGGNAVADITIFGKIAGENAATFSKSVK; from the coding sequence ATGAAAAAAAATTTTTTTGGAAAATTGTTTGGGCTGACGCTTTTAATGTTTACCCTTCTATTTACTGGAGCAGCTGCTGAAGTATATGAAGGAACAGGGCTAGGATATGATAAAGATGGAATAGTCCTAGATGTAGAAATAACAAATGATAAAATTGTTGATGTAAAGGTTAAGAAATCTAAGGAGTCAGACTTTGCAACTCCTGCTATTCAAGAGATTGCTAAAAAAGTTATAGCAACTCAAAGTTTAGATGTTGATGGGATTTCTGGAGCATCTTTAACAAGTGAAGGGACTAAAGAAGCTATTGAAGAAGCTGTTAAAAAAAGTGGAGTAACTTTAAAAGCAGTTACAGCACAAAATGCAAAGACAGTTGAATTACCAAAAGAAGCTGATGTAGTTGTAATTGGAGCTGGAGGAGCAGGGCTAACTTCTGCTATAGCTGCACATGAAAAAGGAGCTAAGGTTATTTTAATTGAAAAAACTGAGCTTTTAGGTGGAAATACAAACTATGCAACAGCAGGGCTTAATGCAGCAGGAACAAAAATACAAGAAAAATTAGGTGAAAAAGATAGTCCAGAACTTTTCTATGAAGATACAATGAAAGGTGGAAAAAATAAGAATAATAAAGAGTTAGTAAGAGTTTTAGCTAATAATTCAAGTGCAATAGTTGATTGGTTAATAGCAAGAGGAGCAGATTTATCAGAAATCACTTCAACAGGTGGACAAAGTGCAAAAAGAACTCATAGACCAACTGGAGGAGCAGCAGTAGGACCTAATATAGTATCTGCACTTTCAAAAACTGCTGAAAATGAAAAGATAGATATAAGAAAAGGAACTAAGGCAATAGCATTAGTGAAAGGTAAAAATAGAATAGTTGGAGTAAAAGTAAGGGAAATTGATGGCAAAGAATATACTATTAAAGCAAAAGCTGTAATTGTTGCAACAGGTGGATTTGGAGCTAATGCTAAAATGGTTGAAAAATATAATCCAAAATTAAAAGGTTTTGGTTCAACTAATAACCCAGCAATAGTTGGAGATGGAATTGTTATGGTTGAAAAAGTTGGTGGAGCTTTAGTAGATATGAATGAAATTCAAACTCACCCAACTGTTGTACATAATAAGACTAATATGATAACAGAAGCTGTTAGAGGAGAAGGAGCTATCCTTGTAAATAGAGATGGAAAGAGATTCATAGATGAACTTGAAACAAGAGATGTTGTTTCTAAGGCTATATTGGAACAAAAAGGAAAATCTGCTTTCTTAGTATTTGATGAAGGAATTAGAGCAAAATTAAAAGCAGCTGATGGTTATGTTAAAAAAGGTTTTGCAGTTGAAGGAACACTTGAAGAAATAGCTGCTAAAATTGGAACAGATGCAAAGACATTAGAAGCTACATTAAATAAATATAATGAAGCAGTTAAAAATAAAGTTGATAGTGAATTTAATAAGAAAACTTTACCTAAAGAATTAACTGGGGATAAATACTATGTAATAGAAATTTCACCAGCAGTTCACCATACTATGGGTGGAGTTCGTATCAACACTAATGCAGAAGTACTTGGTAAAAATGGTAGACCAATAAAAGGACTTTATGCAGCAGGAGAAGTTACAGGTGGAATCCACGGAGCTAATAGAATAGGTGGAAATGCAGTTGCAGATATCACTATATTTGGAAAAATTGCAGGAGAAAATGCTGCCACTTTCTCAAAATCTGTAAAATAA
- a CDS encoding HAD-IIA family hydrolase, with translation MKTYIIDLDGTMYSGSTNIDGAREFIDYLHSKNLPYIFLTNNATRTKKQAKEHMLNLGFKDIKEEDFYTSAMASAKFIAKNYPEKKCFMIGESGLEEALKEWNFDLVQENADFVVVGLDRNATYKKYSEALHHILKGAKFLATNPDRLLANNGTFDIGNGAIIDMLEYASGVEAIKIGKPYQTILNILLEEKNLKKEDIILLGDNLETDIKLGYDANIETIMVCSGVHTEKDIERLKVYPTKVIKNLRELIK, from the coding sequence ATGAAAACATATATTATTGATTTAGATGGAACTATGTATAGTGGAAGTACAAATATAGATGGTGCCAGAGAATTTATTGATTATCTTCACTCAAAAAATCTTCCTTATATATTTTTAACTAATAATGCAACAAGAACAAAAAAACAGGCAAAAGAACATATGTTAAATCTAGGATTTAAAGATATAAAAGAAGAAGATTTTTATACATCTGCAATGGCTTCTGCAAAATTTATTGCTAAAAATTATCCAGAAAAAAAATGTTTTATGATAGGTGAAAGTGGGTTAGAAGAGGCATTAAAAGAGTGGAACTTTGACCTTGTTCAAGAAAATGCTGATTTTGTTGTAGTTGGTTTAGATAGAAATGCCACTTATAAAAAATATAGTGAGGCATTACACCATATTTTAAAAGGAGCAAAATTTCTTGCCACAAACCCTGATAGATTACTTGCTAATAATGGAACTTTTGATATAGGAAATGGTGCTATAATAGATATGCTTGAATATGCTTCAGGAGTTGAAGCTATAAAAATAGGTAAACCTTATCAAACTATATTAAATATCTTATTGGAAGAAAAAAATCTAAAAAAAGAAGATATTATATTACTTGGTGATAATCTTGAAACTGATATTAAACTTGGTTATGATGCAAATATTGAAACTATAATGGTTTGTTCTGGTGTTCACACTGAAAAAGATATTGAGAGATTAAAAGTTTATCCTACTAAGGTTATAAAAAATCTAAGAGAATTAATAAAATAA
- a CDS encoding autotransporter outer membrane beta-barrel domain-containing protein, producing MKISKKVFGIFAFLLVSGGLNTAYAISISSGEPEKYPGIKYNYNNVNVNLPAFNFSETVNNGGNYIRVGGSSKLNINSNLDINLKSNISNSLLPIIYGTITGFGAYGTNSVAPTINAKNIKIKLEVAPTDDFNDPRGMLIHDGANYFGENIDINLISNSKPEGSEITGLSYGADEPNITRAYNSTMNVNNVNIKIENNQVLTTSNKDNSLIGLWQSGDKNQNTHFISRGTLNININDKSNKAQYHSAVGISLAGENGTKMTLNNSNIKIKSVTDNDYYGGAIALGYPDYNNTDTGVSAVLESKGKMILDTTEAPNVATLNLHGQGSLFKADFENSSTEIKAGGTAIRFAGISQALNADGENTKAGKDLTINLKNAKITSTATAFNNPLIQVDDEVKNATFNLSGSQSQAIAPVNNELLRVKGTSDVTLNISDGAKMKGRVNREALGEITTNISNNATWILPANSGSSYASNLTLKNGGTLDLTDNSNPSGTNYHEIKLFSKTGEGKLINDNGVITMANTSYNDVVEIYGNYEGKNGAKIKMNTQWNSPGDANGANSKSDVLKILAGGSPKLGNATGVTGIIPVGIDGKENIIDGNIQKISQAVNTIPVIIADKATAGTFVGKAKTTGAGEVQLTSRLNGGKREFFWTLNAVNGTNPYDDGTSKNYNPHSSGNSKTILNSAVAGYINTAKVNMNLGFQSLATLNERRGENNFNSTDEKSQAWARILGKHTKDEGKERFNFETNVYGVQAGYDFSIKNSENGKRHTGFYFTNTEAKTNFEDRYRAENGLVVSDKYTGKTKTKDFSLGLSTTKYYNNGLYLDLTGQFSFIKNKYNSRDGVVANQKGNAFGLSVETGKSYKLGTNWTIQPQVQLVYQYLKLKDFKDDVHEIHYGNDSILLSRIGLRATYNSIFYSIANVWNDFNNKTEANVGLDKVEEKYSSTWGEIGLGVQIPITNSAYVYTDLRYERSFKSNPKHNGYRGTVGFKYIF from the coding sequence ATGAAAATTTCAAAAAAAGTTTTTGGAATCTTTGCTTTTTTATTGGTATCTGGAGGACTAAATACAGCTTATGCAATTTCTATATCTTCTGGAGAACCTGAAAAATATCCTGGAATTAAATATAATTACAATAATGTTAATGTAAATCTTCCAGCTTTTAATTTTTCTGAAACTGTAAATAATGGTGGGAACTATATACGTGTTGGGGGTAGTTCTAAATTAAATATTAATTCTAATTTAGATATTAATTTAAAAAGTAATATAAGTAATTCTTTATTACCAATAATATATGGGACTATTACTGGTTTTGGAGCTTATGGGACAAATAGTGTAGCTCCCACTATAAATGCAAAAAATATTAAAATAAAATTAGAAGTTGCTCCAACTGATGATTTTAATGATCCTAGAGGTATGTTAATCCATGATGGAGCTAACTATTTTGGTGAAAATATAGATATAAATCTAATTAGTAACTCTAAACCTGAAGGAAGTGAAATAACAGGACTTAGTTATGGAGCAGATGAGCCTAATATTACAAGAGCCTATAACTCAACAATGAATGTTAATAATGTAAATATAAAAATAGAGAATAATCAAGTTTTAACTACTAGCAATAAGGATAATTCTTTAATTGGATTATGGCAATCTGGAGATAAGAATCAAAATACTCATTTCATTTCAAGAGGAACTTTAAATATAAATATAAATGATAAATCAAATAAAGCACAATATCATTCAGCTGTGGGAATATCTTTGGCTGGAGAAAATGGTACAAAAATGACTTTAAATAATTCAAATATAAAAATAAAGTCAGTAACGGATAATGACTATTATGGGGGAGCCATTGCCCTAGGTTATCCAGATTATAATAATACAGATACAGGTGTTAGTGCAGTTTTAGAATCTAAAGGAAAAATGATTTTAGATACAACAGAAGCTCCTAATGTTGCAACATTAAATTTACATGGACAAGGAAGTTTATTTAAGGCAGATTTTGAAAATAGTTCAACAGAAATAAAAGCTGGAGGGACAGCTATTAGATTTGCTGGAATTTCTCAAGCTTTAAATGCTGATGGAGAAAATACTAAAGCAGGGAAAGATTTAACAATAAATTTAAAAAATGCTAAGATAACAAGTACAGCTACTGCTTTTAATAATCCTCTAATACAAGTAGATGATGAGGTTAAGAATGCCACTTTTAATTTAAGTGGTTCACAAAGTCAAGCAATAGCCCCTGTAAACAATGAATTGTTAAGAGTAAAAGGAACTTCAGATGTCACACTAAATATAAGTGATGGGGCTAAAATGAAAGGTAGAGTTAATAGGGAAGCATTGGGAGAAATAACAACAAATATTTCTAATAATGCTACTTGGATATTACCAGCAAATAGTGGAAGTTCTTATGCTTCTAACTTAACTTTAAAAAATGGAGGAACTTTAGATTTAACTGATAATTCTAATCCTTCTGGAACAAATTATCATGAAATAAAATTATTTTCAAAAACAGGAGAAGGTAAACTTATCAATGATAATGGAGTAATAACAATGGCTAATACTTCATATAATGATGTAGTTGAAATCTATGGTAACTATGAAGGAAAAAATGGAGCCAAGATAAAAATGAATACACAATGGAATAGTCCAGGTGATGCAAATGGAGCTAATTCAAAATCAGATGTATTAAAAATACTAGCTGGAGGGTCTCCTAAGTTAGGAAATGCAACAGGAGTTACAGGAATTATCCCAGTAGGAATAGATGGAAAAGAAAATATAATAGATGGAAATATTCAGAAAATTTCTCAAGCAGTAAATACTATCCCAGTTATTATTGCTGATAAGGCTACAGCAGGAACATTTGTTGGAAAAGCTAAAACAACAGGTGCTGGTGAGGTTCAATTAACAAGTAGATTAAATGGTGGGAAAAGAGAGTTTTTCTGGACATTAAATGCAGTAAATGGAACTAATCCTTATGATGATGGAACAAGTAAAAATTATAATCCACATAGTTCAGGTAATAGTAAAACTATACTTAATTCAGCAGTTGCTGGATATATAAATACTGCAAAAGTAAATATGAATTTAGGTTTTCAGTCTCTAGCAACATTAAATGAGCGTAGAGGAGAAAATAATTTTAATTCAACAGATGAAAAATCACAAGCTTGGGCTCGCATATTAGGAAAACATACCAAAGATGAAGGAAAAGAAAGATTTAACTTTGAAACTAATGTATATGGAGTACAAGCAGGCTATGATTTTAGTATAAAAAATAGTGAAAATGGAAAGAGACATACAGGTTTCTATTTTACAAATACAGAAGCTAAAACAAATTTTGAAGATAGATATAGAGCAGAAAATGGTTTAGTTGTTTCTGACAAATATACAGGGAAAACAAAAACTAAGGATTTTAGTTTAGGACTTAGTACAACTAAATATTACAATAATGGATTATATTTGGATTTAACTGGGCAATTTTCTTTTATAAAAAATAAATATAATTCAAGAGATGGAGTAGTTGCAAATCAAAAGGGAAATGCTTTTGGACTATCTGTTGAAACAGGAAAATCTTATAAACTAGGTACTAATTGGACAATTCAACCACAAGTACAATTAGTATATCAATATTTGAAACTAAAAGATTTTAAAGATGATGTTCATGAAATACATTATGGCAATGATTCAATTCTACTTAGTAGAATAGGTCTTAGAGCTACATATAACAGTATATTCTATTCTATTGCTAATGTTTGGAATGATTTTAATAATAAAACAGAGGCAAATGTTGGTTTAGATAAAGTGGAAGAAAAATATTCTTCAACTTGGGGAGAAATTGGTTTAGGAGTTCAAATTCCTATAACAAATAGTGCCTATGTGTATACTGATTTAAGATATGAAAGATCTTTTAAATCAAATCCTAAACATAATGGATATCGTGGAACAGTAGGCTTTAAATATATATTTTAA
- a CDS encoding transposase — translation MQKLSIQLSLPSIFSDINNSFVSNKSNLLSLLEKHINFDSFIPLSLRYAFYSHMGRNHIYHLDSFIRALVFQKLLAINSDTLLVNILKLSPELYDFCRFRKVPDPSQFSRFRKNYAPFIFEMFNKVVDITEPICREIDKKKADYLIYDTTGFEPYVAENNPKFFNAKLKQAKKFSKTNDSNPYIAVYSTLPSLSSTNSEARQQYINSHFCYALKAGIVTNGLGIIRHISFFDNEFRKKHPYISTQKSDNPDIDKEISDSKSLKPVLSDFFDLHPTISFKTFLGDSAFDSYDNYSLLRNIFHFDRICTPINPRNLLKNFSIFFNFYKFLLEYIF, via the coding sequence ATGCAAAAATTATCTATTCAATTATCTTTACCTTCTATATTTTCTGATATTAATAATTCTTTTGTTTCTAATAAATCTAATCTTCTTTCTTTACTTGAAAAACATATTAATTTTGATTCTTTTATCCCTCTTTCTTTACGTTACGCTTTTTATTCGCATATGGGTAGAAATCATATTTATCATTTGGATAGCTTCATCCGTGCTCTTGTTTTTCAAAAGCTTTTAGCTATTAATTCTGATACTCTTTTAGTTAATATTTTAAAACTTTCACCTGAGCTTTACGATTTCTGTCGTTTTCGTAAAGTCCCTGATCCTTCTCAATTTTCTAGGTTCAGAAAAAATTATGCTCCTTTTATTTTTGAGATGTTCAATAAAGTTGTCGATATCACTGAGCCTATTTGTCGCGAAATTGACAAAAAGAAAGCTGATTATCTTATCTATGACACTACTGGTTTTGAACCTTATGTCGCTGAAAACAATCCTAAATTTTTTAATGCTAAACTTAAACAAGCTAAAAAATTTTCTAAAACTAATGATTCTAATCCTTATATTGCTGTTTATTCTACACTTCCTAGTTTATCTAGTACTAATTCTGAAGCTCGTCAGCAATACATTAATAGTCATTTTTGTTATGCTCTAAAAGCTGGTATTGTAACTAATGGATTAGGAATTATTCGCCATATTAGCTTTTTTGATAATGAATTTAGAAAAAAGCACCCTTATATTTCTACTCAAAAGTCTGATAATCCAGATATTGATAAAGAAATTTCAGATTCTAAATCATTAAAGCCAGTACTTAGCGATTTTTTTGATTTACATCCTACAATTAGTTTTAAAACTTTTTTAGGGGATTCAGCATTTGACTCTTATGATAATTATTCTCTGCTAAGAAATATTTTTCATTTTGATAGAATTTGTACTCCAATTAATCCTAGAAACTTATTAAAAAATTTTTCTATATTTTTCAACTTTTATAAATTCCTTCTTGAATATATTTTTTAA